Proteins encoded within one genomic window of Setaria italica strain Yugu1 chromosome IV, Setaria_italica_v2.0, whole genome shotgun sequence:
- the LOC101767192 gene encoding U5 small nuclear ribonucleoprotein 40 kDa protein, whose product MFSAPGNNSLALAAPRPGMELANVQQHPNQALGPGGKQRTSSLEAPIMLLTGHQSAIYCMKFNPAGTVIASGSHDKDIFLWYVHGECKNFMVLRGHKNAILDLQWTTDGTQIISASPDKTVRVWDVETGKQVKKMAEHSSFVNSCCPARKWPPLVVSGSDDGTAKLWDLRQRGAIQTLPDKYQITAVSFSEAADKVFTGGLDNDVKWWDLRKNEVTEYLKGHQDMITGMQLSPDGSYLLTNAMDNELKIWDLRPYAPENRNIKTLTGHQHNFEKNLLKCSWSPDNRKVTAGSADRMVYIWDTTSRRILYKLPGHNGSVNETAFHPTEPIIGSCGSDKQIYLGEL is encoded by the coding sequence ATGTTCTCTGCTCCAGGCAACAATTCTTTGGCTCTTGCAGCCCCAAGGCCAGGGATGGAGCTGGCTAATGTTCAACAGCATCCAAATCAGGCCCTTGGGCCTGGTGGAAAGCAACGCACATCCAGTCTGGAGGCACCAATAATGCTACTTACAGGCCACCAGAGTGCTATCTACTGCATGAAGTTCAACCCTGCTGGAACCGTGATAGCATCAGGTTCCCATGACAAGGATATCTTCTTATGGTATGTCCACGGTGAGTGCAAGAACTTCATGGTACTGAGAGGGCACAAGAATGCTATTCTTGACCTTCAGTGGACTACCGATGGGACCCAGATAATCTCCGCAAGTCCTGACAAGACTGTGAGGGTGTGGGATGTTGAGACTGGCAAGCAAGTTAAGAAGATGGCTGAGCACTCGTCGTTTGTCAACTCATGTTGCCCAGCACGCAAGTGGCCGCCTCTTGTTGTGAGCGGTTCAGATGACGGTACTGCAAAGCTGTGGGACTTGCGTCAGAGAGGTGCAATTCAAACTCTCCCTGACAAATACCAGATCACAGCCGTTAGCTTCTCGGAGGCAGCAGATAAGGTATTCACCGGTGGTCTGGACAACGACGTCAAGTGGTGGGATCTTCGCAAGAATGAAGTGACAGAGTATCTCAAAGGACATCAGGACATGATCACTGGAATGCAGCTTAGTCCTGATGGCTCTTACCTCCTGACCAACGCAATGGACAATGAGCTCAAGATCTGGGATCTGCGCCCTTATGCTCCAGAGAACCGGAACATCAAGACCCTTACAGGCCACCAGCACAACTTTGAGAAGAACCTGTTGAAGTGCAGCTGGTCACCAGATAACCGCAAGGTCACTGCTGGGAGCGCTGACCGCATGGTCTACATCTGGGACACGACATCGAGGCGGATCCTGTACAAGCTTCCTGGGCACAACGGTTCAGTCAACGAGACTGCTTTCCACCCCACCGAGCCGATCATTGGGTCCTGCGGCAGCGACAAGCAGATCTACCTTGGGGAACTTTAA